A window of Gossypium raimondii isolate GPD5lz chromosome 7, ASM2569854v1, whole genome shotgun sequence genomic DNA:
acactgCATCAAAGGAAAACAACATACAAAGTCACATCCTTAATTGCAACTAGTTATCTAGACTACTAGTCTCTTAGAATTGCTTCATATGAACTACTGTGTATTGGTGTTGCTAATGATTATTTGAGGTACACCTAGGTCAGGTTATTGAAGGTTattgaaggaaaattttgaaacttctGTTGAATTCAGAAGCTAAGCAACAAATTGATGAACAAAAAAGGCCAACTAATTAGAAAATCATTAGAATCAGAAAAAAAAGACCAATTGATTGGAAAAATCACACCTTATTAAAAGCAATAATGGTAGAGAATTTGATAATGAAGAATTATCTATTTATTGTGATTATGAAGGAAACAAAGGTAAGTTTTTTGCTTCCAAAACACCTAAGCAGAACGGTGTGGTAGAGAGAAAAAATCAAACAATGAAAGATATGGCTCGAGTAATGCTCAACAATAAGAATGTTTTTCATAAATTCTAGGTTAAAGCAATTAACATTGTAGTTCATGTAATCAATAGAGTCCTATAGGGACAAAAAAAAGGATGACTTTCGAATGAGATGTGGTGAGGAATGAAGCTTATTGTCAAATACTTTCATGTTTTGGGGAACAATTGTTACATTTTATGATATTGGGTGTTATATAAAAGGAAGTTCAATGCCAAAAGTGATGAAAAGATTTTCTTGAGCTGCTCTAGCAACATCAATGCTTATACAGCCTATAACAGGAAGCTGTTAACGCAGTTTGGACTTAAAGTACATCTACGAGGCCTTACTTAAAGAAGAATTACactaataaatatcaaaacacAATCAATAATGTAAGCATAATATATCCTAATTCTCATATAGTTGTAGCTTCACCTAGGAACATTTCGTATGAAGTCTCCCcctaaaaaaatgataaaaaaatcccTCAAAAGTGAACAACAAAGCAATCTAAGGTTTCTCTCGTAATGAATAGAATAATTTCCTCAATTGAATCACATTTATAGTGTTGTGTATCCAACTTCTATTGTTTCTCGTCAGTATCCTTCAACAACAACTGCTGGTGTTTCATGCAAAAGGTAGGAGGCTGACTTGAGTATAGTCAAGAATGATGGTTAACGATTGCCTTCTCCCATGGGCTATTTTAAATGCAATGTTGATGCCCCTCGATTTGAACTTGCAAGTGTTGTTGGCTTTGCAACCATTATCCGAGATTGCCATGGTCATATGGTAAGGTGTTTGTTCAGGTTTGAGAATGTGCTAATTAGCCCTTGCGTAGCAAAAGCCTTTGTTATATGTGAGCCCCATTCATGGTTAAAATTGATACATATGGATAATGTGCTTTTTGAATCAGACTGTTTGATGGTGGTGAATACTTTATTATGTCTCTCAATTAATGTTTTGGAATTTTGCATGTTGGTTCATGACTGATTAATGCAAAATAggcaattttaacattttcccTTCTGTTGGACTGGTAGGAATGCAAATAAGATGACTCATTCGTTTGCTAAGGCAACCTTATTATATGCAAACCACATTGAATGGgatgttatttttgtttctacttttttttatctctcaTTAAATGTTCATGTAGACTATGCTAATGATGATTAAGGACATTAGGATCGGGTGTATAGGGCCAGCCTGTTGGGTTGGGATTTAGTGGTCCTTTccttattgtttttgtttgtgtttcttatttcttttattaaagtcttgattttcctttaaaaaaatgaatcatTCTCTCATTAGTCAAGGAAGTCTTGATGGAATAGGACTCTTCAAGAATGTAACTTACACGAAAGGCAACAATGTTAACTAGGATTCTTCAAACTTTGATGCACATGTTTCCTTTTTAACTAAGGACTCTTTTAAGGACATGTTGCATATGTCATTAGCTGATCTAAGTCTCCTCCCAACCTTAACTTGATCTTTAAGAGTCATACTTAAACTAGAACTCTTCAAGTACAATCTTACTTCTTGATTAGCATAAGTTTCCATGTTGATTAGCATATACTATTTGGAAGGTGTCGAACAAGATATGCCAACTCTCTAAAGCACAATACCAAGCACACTTTAGATTGCGAACCAacacaacatattttaaattttgggttaatatgTACGAAGGTACTTGAACTTAGCAACTTATACCTACTTGGTACTTTAAAGTTGTTTTTTACCTAATTGGTTCTTGAACTTGGAAAACGTAAACCAACTTAGTACTTTTTTTAGGTATCTGACTAACACTGCTAGAATATGTTGACATGGCATTGATGACCAAGCATTGTGACACGTGACAGCCTCACATTTTGACAcatagaatatttttataaatattttataaatattttaacttttttccaCGTGTCAAAATGTTAGGCTAGTAACATGTCACCATACTATTGGTTATCAGTGTCAAGTCAACAAATTCTAACAATGTTATTCAGGTACCTAAAAAAAGTACCAAGTTGGCTTACAGTTTCCAAATTTAGATACTAGTTAGGTCGAAgaaaaagtttaagtaccaagTATAAGTTACCAAGTTTAGATATCTCCAAATATATTAACCCTTAATTTTTTGTCATgatgtataaatttatgtgaTAAATATAGAGATGTATATTAAGgatgtcaatttaattttatttagtatatatatgtaccaaaagaaattttaaaaatttaagtggctatcaaaagaaaattctacaaaTTTTGAATGACCGACTCCTTGTATAtacaatgaaataattatatatattcaattaataagTGGTTGGAAGAAGTAGAAGTAGAATTCTTTACTTGAATACCACTCTCGACTCTAATAAAACTACACTCAAATGATATATTCAAAAGCAACAtcattaattgataaaaatgcTTAAGGCAACAGCTTTATAGCATATAATGTTACCTAATTCTCATTATAATAtacacatttattttaaattcaaataagttTCATCTAAATTACCAGCTAAGTTATATTAATATGCATTCGAATAACTTGATCTAATTTATAATCAActttgatatgatatataaagTGGTACtaatattttcaacactttattttcataaactttCTAAAAGTAACCCTATCCAAAGTACTTGCTCATCatgataattataatatatatatattaaacattaacgtaataaaaacaaaaaacattatACACTCATTATTGATTGATAGACAagagagagatggagagaaaaagATTACAATGAGGGGGATAGAAATTCCACaacacattattttaatttactttttttccttttattttgcaTGGCTTTTGACCTTATTTGCCatgaaaacaaaaactaaacgtaattttattatacattgctataacttttttttattggcATCACTCGAGCGATCATCGTCCACTTGTAgaacccttttttttccctttcattgAACCTTTTAAACTTTTTGGGAAGCATCTGAAGCTTTTTCCTTCGTATTTTGAGCTTCAACACCTCCTCTTGCTCCTCCTCTATTTTCGTACGGTTGAGGAGCCGTTGTGTTTACATCCGAAGACACGACCGACTCGAGTTTAATGACATCAACTATGTGCTGGTCTGGTAGTTGAAGCTTTGGATCTTCCACCACCATTTTCTTTGGGTGGTTCTTGTAGATTGCATAAAGTATCATTTGAAGGATCCCAAAGATAAACCCTAGTACGTTTGGTAcctgaattttcaaaaaaaaaaaatgaagtttaattattattgatatggtaattaaaaaaaggtaaaGACTAAACTATTCACTTTTATAGTAgagggaccaatttgctcataaTGTTATAGCATAaggagttccaagcaaattaaccaaTTGAAAAAGGTTATTGCATGAATGAAGTAATGTACCGCAATGTTCATATCCTTCAACAAAAGGCCATAGAAGAACCACATCACTGCTCCTAGGGTAAGGAACACTGATAAAGTAAACGGCATGAACTCAACACTCTTTGTCTTTATGACTTTTCTCtgcaagaaaaacaaagaatttaCGGTTTAAATATAATCCTATTCAGACCGGAAGTGATATTCAATTTCAAAGTTGAGACAATGATACTCACCACGATAGCAAGTGGTGCCGCGAACACACTCAAAGAGAACCCCATGCAAATGTATCCGAGAATATGGAGACGGGTCATTGGGTTATGAAGGAAGTAAGTGGAGAAAAAGACAAGTCCGAACCCGAAAACATTGAATAGGAGCATAAGCTTCACAGTTTCGAGCTgaaaattttccaccatttgggaattgaattagattcATGATGAACTTCATGAAACACGCAGAAATATATAGGgcttttttttagaatttaccttttccttctttctacCATAGTAAAAGTAAGTGACAATGTAAAAAGATTGAATGAAACAGCAGAAAGTGTTGATGGTAATTAGTAGCATAGCATCCTTCTTAAGAAGTGCATAGTAAATCCAAAGCATCGCACTGAACAATGATACCACATAGGGTAATGATTGGAACCCTTCTGATGTTTTCTTCTTGTAGATTTGATAAAATGTTGGCCTGCAAAAAATTACATCACCATCTCCATTAACAAGGCATAATTTATATAGagaaaattcatgaaataatacCAAAAACAAAGAGACTTACAAGGGAGAAAGGGAGACCATGAATGAAACAACGTTGcctaaaaacaagaaaacatgAAGTTAGAGAAAATTATAATATGCAAAGAAGAAGggaatatgaatatatatatatgtatgtaccgAGGATGCCGAAAACGAAAACCCAAGAAAGGTGAAGAGCCATCTTTTATTTGTATTAGATGAATATTATGTAAAGAATACcctctcttttttctctcagtctctctctctctccgtGAAAGAGATAGTGAATATTTGTCAACTGAGGCTGATTCCAATGATCTCTCTCTCAGTTGCTATGAAGCAACCTCTAGGACGTCCATATTTATAGGGATGGAAAGGAAGGTGCCGACGTGTGGGGTGAAGTATGAAATACAAAAAAGTGATGTCAAGTTTACAAtaagaaaaatgtgaaaaaaagtGGCTAATCATTGAAAAAGAATGTTTTGAGGgttgagttaaaatttaaaatttttgaggggTCAAAGTGAAAGAATCTATGTTAAACTGACTtagattgaattattattttttaaagggaccaaaaatataaatttaagggGATAAAGGGATCAATTTAGATTGTTAATTTAACAAGGgctaaaaatgatattataccATCTAACCATGAGGGTCAAGGCCTATCTCCCCCTTGCTTCGCTtttattgattatatatttttatacgtGGTCATTAAAAGTAAAGTCCCTtgaatatacatttaaaaactttttatgGAGTGCCATCcttaaatttatagaaaatttataaaatataaaaataaataagttggGTTCTGTTGTCCTTTTTATGGCTTCAAGTGGGATCTTTTACGTTTAGAGATATGCTAATTGCTTTTGTAATTAACTTCCCTAGGATAAATAGGCATTCCAAGTAACTAAACAAATCACCAATGGATTGGTCCCACTATAGTTCTTTATGATGTGTCGTCCACCAAGTGGTTTAAGGTTTGCAACTCATACTTGATTGGGTCTCATATCTTGGATGGGGAGTCCTAAAGTACTTACTCATAATTCATTCCTCGTTTTCATGGTTAGGTTGGgtcacaatttcacaatttcattaGTTTAGGTTAGGTTAGAAATGAAATGGTctgaaaatttatgttattatttagaaTAATATTGTTGAGgaacaaaaaaggaagaaggTGAATATAATAGTTTACACAACAATTTAAAGTTAAGAGTCACTAGAGGAGTAAGAGAATGATGTATAAGGCATTAAAAGTGGAGAGTGGAACAACCTTCTTCCTAAGCACAAGGATGATTATTTGTAGGCTAGGGTAATCATCCCTTGGCTCTAGTTTTTGACATGTGTTCGACAATAATCCTCATGGTTAATCACTTAATATGATAGCCTTCTAGATAGGTAGAATAGGATTGTCATGAACCAAGCGAGATTCTACATGTGATCTACACAAAGAATGAACTAACACTATTCTTTGGCAACATATATAAGTGGTACTCTACGTTTCGTGTATATGTACATCAGCAAAAGGTCCATAGTTGGCGAAATGTTGCCCTCTAGCAAAGTTGTAACTGGTAAGGTTGTGATTGACAAAGTGAGGGTGGCAAGGACCGTTCTAACAAGGTACAATAGGCCTTTGGAAAATTATGATTCAAACTTAGTAGAACTCAATGCTATTTGAATCGCCTTCGGAATTTTGTTAAATCTGAATAggcaaattgttaatatttgatttttgagaCTAGCTCATTGGTAGTTTATTCGTGGTACTATAATTTGTGGAAGCATCCTCGATGGCTTGTTGATACAATTTAGATTGCTTATAATTGTATCTTCCTGCATAAATGGCCAATTACTAAcacatagtaattaaatcatttggCCTAGAATAATGACCTATGGCcacattatttttctatcaactATGCAATGCCGACGAGAAGATATCATTTTCCCttattgggctatgaattccactattgtaagTAAAATTATGTCATACATAAATCGTATATTCAACATATCAATTTTCGGGTCTATTACAAATTGAACTCAGGCTTTCAACACATCAAAGTATACGGGCTACATACACATAGTCAGTTACTTACCTAGGAttacactatgaacgtcacaagtgaataaatccataaacaaatctAAGATATATTCAACTTGGGTCTTGTCTAATGTATCATCAATCCAAACAATTGCacctatgtctctatctttctAGAAGTCATCCGCTCTGATATCTAAGACAATgtatctccctaattggacttgatagatggcATAATAGTCTTTTgaatcaatttgctcattttttattcttcagACTACGAACCATTTATGTTacttactaatataagttgtcttctcgAATTATGATCCGACCACATAATACAACATAATATTTGTTAAACATTGCATAATCGGTGAACCAATATTTGCTCACACATTtttctttgcgtgcaaaaatcattgaggacaaatacaaaagataataacataaattatgaaattttatttaactaatcTGGTCAAAAATTTACAAGCATATATGACGAAATAACTACACTAAGGGCACTAGATCCCAACAGTCTCtcacttgccctagtgaagcAGATAACTCATATTTTACATACACATACATTCTACATGTTTCTCAAAACTCCTAACCACCAAATTCTTGATAAATAGACCCACAAGGTTGTTCTCAAATGCGACTTCGACTACAtccattattttatttgtcaaCACTTCTCctataatatgatatttttatcaatGTTTTTTTCCCATTTATGATTTCCAATTTCCTTGGTGTTAGCTATTGTCACACTGTTATACGATGTGATAGTTTTCTCCATAACAAGAATGACTTCGAGATCTGTGAGGAACTTTTGAAGCTAGACTACTTTTTGTTGCCTCAAAATCAACCACATATTCAGCCACCATAGTGGAGTTAGTAGTACAACTCTACTTGACACTTTTCCACATTATAGCCCCACTTCCTAGATAAATACACAACCCAATGTCGATTTCCTTAAATCTCGGCACATTTGAAAGTCGGAATCCTTATATCCAATGGAGTTAAATCCTCTCTAGAATATAAAAGCATACAATCTTCTATTTTCagtaaatacttgagtatatgcttaatTGATTGCTAAAGTTTTGGACCAAGACTCGTCTGATATCgacttgagtatatgcttaatTGATTGCTAATGTTTTGTGCATAACATAacatacatgagacttcctacAGCTAAAGCATGAGGAATCGTTCTGATATACTCTCTTTCTTCTGTTGTCTTAAGACAATCatccaaagaaagatggaaactcGATACAAAAGATTGTGTACCTTTCTTTGAATCGGCCATAGAAAAACATTCCAATATATTATCTATGTATGAATCTTGCGATAAAGCATTAAGGTTCGAATTCTAATGACATAGATAGCTTCACCCAAATCCTTCATACTAAACTGTTGAATTAATCCAAAATTAGATTCCCAGCTTAGCTCTTATTTTTACTCTTATCCATTTCAGAAATTGATCGCTAACACTTAGCGATGTACGTTAtcttaaattttctatttatatttgaactaaaatgtacttgaatttttttcacgAATctatcatataaaaaattaaagatgagACTTTATTCAATGACAAGattgagattttaaaaatttaaaatctcaaatttgagtCATACATTATGTATCAAatttcttttagatttattgttattagtctagttaaataaatagaattgagttaaccatttaatttaatacgTGTTTAtgctttaataataataatcattagGTCAACCCTGGCTACTATTGTCTTGTCAaatttgtaaaggaattttggtggtaattgaataaatttggatttgaatttgagatcACTATCTCAAATTTTGGCTTCCGTctcttttttataaattacttCCCAAcatttaaacccaaaaaaaaaacacacttcaccattttcttcttattattataatacCAAAAATATCATCAGAGCTAAAGCTAAATTAATAGCTACTTTTTATCCATTAGATCCATTTGAGGAGAATAAACCCAAAAGCACTTATGCATGTATTGGGCTAAGGAATAATTGTAAATATAACTATCAATTGCAGTTGGGAGATGTTACAGAGTCCAAGCATCCTccaatctttaattttctttccaatggcaaagaaaaaaaaccaggAGTCCAATCATTTCAATGGTTGCTCCTGCCTTAATTTGGCTCTACTTACATATTAATATCtttaaaagttgtttataaTGGGTAACAATGTAAAATTAAGGCAAATTCAAACTCCATCATCACTATGTTCTAACTGAGGGCCATACAAATTTTCATCTCTACCGACTTCGATGTCACCGGAAACTTGCGGGGACGAACTGTGGATATTTGAAGCTTTGATATGATTGATGTTCTTTCCGTTCACAATCGGCGACGGTTGCTTCCTTTCATGGTCTTTGGCAATGTTGTTATTGAACTTTTTGTAGACTACATACAGTAGCATTTGGATTGTTCCTAGAACAACTCCCACAATGTTTGGGAGCTGAGATTATTAAACCAATAAAGAAATCAGATAAAAATTAGGTGAAACTACAACAATAGGAAATTAGAAATGCGTGAATGAAGGGGTTGacatttcatgcatttgatgaatagagaaaatataatagataaatcatttttattccATCGCTATACTCCCTGcacttttcagattttaaaatttaggtctaaatattaatattgttaacttgtttggttaaattcaagttaattatAAGACTATTTTCAAAATGTAACAACAGCCAATTTAACAAAAAGATATTAACagttaaacttaaattttgaaatctaaaatttaaaagactaaattttcaatatttgaaaagtgcgtattttaacttatatattttcatttcacaAGTCAAGGTATAgatatgaaatttaaaactctatttttccatcaaattatgattattgttatgCCTTAGTTAAATCATTaatactgttaaaaattgattagtgaactaatgtttatctttttaaataaaaatagtgaaaataattattttgatagtCCCAATTTCACCTTTTAAATGACAGGAAAATTTTGggtatcaatttctttttaaaattctaaattatttatttatttaattgcatTGGTGAATTAGATTTGTTAAGGGTGAGGGAGACTACTCCTTAAAACAAAAGTCTCTCAAGTGATATCATATTTGTCAGCGAATTTTGGGGATTATtcctgaatttttaaaaattttaaattaataaaataaaattacactttaatcctctaaaatgataaaattttgatttaatcctttaaaaagttacatttttactatagtaaaaattacaatttaattttgtccCCAAAAAATTGTTTTGGCTTCGTCCCTAATATTCCCTAATTGGTGACCTATATGTCATAAGTCAAGAATTCAAACCCCACTAAGGTCGAGACGCTTACGTTCTCTTGGTGGGTGTCTATACACCCACGTATGGCCGAATTCCTTATGGCGTTCACCATTTGCAAACCAAGTCCCTCATGGAAAGTTGGCTTTTAATAGAGATGGGAGACAAAACTCCGACACAACTACTAATCATTATCGAGGTCTAGTTAGTTGCCCAACAAACAACACTTCGAAAACTTCTCCGAAGAGATCGATTCCCTCAACAAAATCTAagcataattatattaataccaaattaaaatataacctagttttttaaaatattaatgcatcttcaacttatatatatatatatatatatatatatggatttgAAAATACTTACAGATATATAGAAGTCCTTAAGAAGTAGTCCGTAAACCAACCACAAGATGGCGCTGCAGGTGAGGAAAAATGATAAAGTGAATGGCATGAACTCCACACTTTTGGTGTGAATGACCGACCTCtatcaaaaaattaaacaccattaattaataattaaaacaagacaaatcaaattaaaattattgattaaacaataataattatatctAACCATTATACTCAAAGGAGCTG
This region includes:
- the LOC105785850 gene encoding bidirectional sugar transporter SWEET10, with the protein product MALHLSWVFVFGILGNVVSFMVSLSPLPTFYQIYKKKTSEGFQSLPYVVSLFSAMLWIYYALLKKDAMLLITINTFCCFIQSFYIVTYFYYGRKKEKLETVKLMLLFNVFGFGLVFFSTYFLHNPMTRLHILGYICMGFSLSVFAAPLAIVRKVIKTKSVEFMPFTLSVFLTLGAVMWFFYGLLLKDMNIAVPNVLGFIFGILQMILYAIYKNHPKKMVVEDPKLQLPDQHIVDVIKLESVVSSDVNTTAPQPYENRGGARGGVEAQNTKEKASDASQKV
- the LOC105785857 gene encoding bidirectional sugar transporter SWEET14 — encoded protein: MLWIYYATLKPNAFLLMTINSIGCVVETIYIIVFIVYAPKKARILTLKLLLVFNMGALVLVLITHFFSKGRSRIHVIGWSCVVTSAAVFAAPLSIMRSVIHTKSVEFMPFTLSFFLTCSAILWLVYGLLLKDFYISLPNIVGVVLGTIQMLLYVVYKKFNNNIAKDHERKQPSPIVNGKNINHIKASNIHSSSPQVSGDIEVGRDENLYGPQLEHSDDGV